In Fimbriimonadaceae bacterium, the genomic window CGGCGGTCGGATTCCCGGCGTGACGATGATTCCGTTACTGGAAATCGCTCCGCGAACCGCCTTGATCTCTTGCGCAGAACAGACGACACCATCGAGGCCGCAGTCGATCGCGAGGCGGCTTAGATATGCCATGTGGTCTTCAAGCTTGCGCTGCACGCCGAGATGATCGGTCAGCACATGCTGGTCCAGCGAAGTCAAAACCGATACGCCCACCAAGAGTGGTGGCTGGTCCTCCGCGTAACCTCGAGCCTCCTCTTCCGCTGCCGTCATCATCGCCGGCCCCCCAGCGATGTGAAGCGTCAGCATCCAGACGCCCCGCCGCGTCGCTTCCCGCACTGCGAGGGCGACCGAGTTTGGGATGTCGTGGAATTTCAGGTCCAAGAAGACGCGCTGAGCTCCTGCGTCCTTCAGCCGCTCGATCACGTCCAGCCCGTACTGCAACGTGAGTGAGTGACCGATTTTGAACGCGCCAACGTGATGTGCAAGGCGTTTG contains:
- the pyrF gene encoding Orotidine 5'-phosphate decarboxylase; protein product: MTRKVICALDTGDLAEALSITKRLAHHVGAFKIGHSLTLQYGLDVIERLKDAGAQRVFLDLKFHDIPNSVALAVREATRRGVWMLTLHIAGGPAMMTAAEEEARGYAEDQPPLLVGVSVLTSLDQHVLTDHLGVQRKLEDHMAYLSRLAIDCGLDGVVCSAQEIKAVRGAISSNGIIVTPGIRPPQGEVHDQKRVGTATQALEDGADYLVIGRALTNCADVEVTLGSLGLQPAGAH